The following proteins are co-located in the Echinicola sp. 20G genome:
- a CDS encoding MoaD/ThiS family protein — translation MKIHAFGVAKDITGAAMIDFPVDETFVKVKDLKNLLYQQYPDLVNLPSLAISVNLFYATEDTLVNKHDEVALIPPVSGG, via the coding sequence ATGAAGATACATGCATTTGGAGTGGCCAAGGACATCACCGGAGCCGCAATGATCGATTTTCCAGTCGATGAAACCTTTGTCAAAGTAAAAGATTTAAAGAATTTGCTTTATCAGCAATACCCAGATTTGGTCAACTTACCATCACTGGCCATTTCTGTCAATTTGTTTTATGCTACTGAAGACACCTTGGTCAATAAACATGACGAGGTAGCTTTAATCCCACCAGTGAGTGGTGGATAA
- a CDS encoding response regulator transcription factor, with the protein MEKIKVVLADDHMVVRSGIKNLLENEGEIEVVGEASNGEEALEQVTSSQPDLLIIDIRMPVMNGLDATKKLNGLKTNTKALILSMHDDEDYILQSIESGADGYLLKDTSKDEFMKAIKTIHEGGKYFSGDISQVLVKSYLNVKDRKISKNVTSTNTYDITKREKQILKMISDGTGNKEIAEQLGKSIRTIETHRFNIMKKLKVNNVVELLKKLEDEPGLKQHIEST; encoded by the coding sequence ATGGAAAAAATAAAAGTAGTATTGGCGGATGATCACATGGTAGTCAGAAGCGGTATCAAAAACCTGTTAGAAAATGAAGGAGAAATAGAAGTAGTTGGGGAAGCCTCAAACGGTGAGGAGGCCCTTGAACAAGTCACTTCTTCCCAGCCTGATCTTTTGATCATTGATATTAGAATGCCTGTCATGAATGGACTGGATGCCACTAAAAAGCTAAATGGACTTAAAACCAATACCAAAGCTTTGATTCTTTCCATGCATGATGATGAGGACTACATCCTTCAATCTATCGAAAGCGGTGCCGATGGGTACCTTCTGAAAGACACCAGTAAAGATGAGTTTATGAAGGCCATCAAGACCATCCATGAGGGTGGAAAATATTTTAGTGGGGACATCAGCCAAGTATTGGTAAAAAGCTACCTTAATGTAAAAGATCGAAAAATCTCCAAAAACGTCACCAGTACCAATACTTACGACATCACCAAAAGAGAAAAGCAGATTCTTAAAATGATCTCAGACGGCACTGGAAATAAAGAAATCGCTGAGCAATTAGGAAAAAGCATACGGACAATAGAAACCCATCGTTTCAATATCATGAAAAAGCTCAAGGTCAATAATGTGGTAGAACTGTTGAAAAAGCTGGAGGATGAACCTGGCCTAAAGCAGCATATTGAAAGCACATAA